In Acanthochromis polyacanthus isolate Apoly-LR-REF ecotype Palm Island chromosome 18, KAUST_Apoly_ChrSc, whole genome shotgun sequence, the following proteins share a genomic window:
- the pbdc1 gene encoding protein PBDC1, with amino-acid sequence MAEEALAALGVEGAAAAANALSLPAEAYGNDPRLEAMWAMKAYNHAEVYFNLISSVDPKFLKLTKLDDKIYSTFRESFEDLDVKVLTHDQLKSDTAKERWRPFCNQFEGLVEDFNFGTLLRLDCEKDYVEDNTVFATRIQFFAIEIARNREGLNNTVYMSNRSKSSSPQKPARTTKNC; translated from the exons ATGGCTGAAGAGGCTTTGGCTGCTCTG GGCGTTGAAGGAGCGGCGGCGGCTGCTAACgctctctctcttcctgctgAAGCGTACGGAAATGAT ccGCGGCTGGAGGCGATGTGGGCGATGAAGGCGTACAACCACGCTGAGGTTTACTTCAAC CTCATCTCCTCCGTCGACCCGAAGTTCCTGAAACTGACAAAACTCGACGACAAAATCTACTCGACCTTCAGAGAGTCTTTCGAAGATCTGGACGTGAAGGTTCTGACGCACGACCAACTGAAGTCCGACACAGCCAAAGAG AGGTGGCGTCCGTTCTGCAACCAGTTCGAAGGCCTGGTGGAGGACTTCAACTTCGGCACTCTGCTGCGTCTGGACTGTGAGAAAGACTACGTGGAGGACAACACCGTCTTCG CCACCAGAATCCAGTTCTTCGCCATCGAGATCGCCAGAAACAGAGAAGGACTCAACAACACGGTGTACATGTCCAACCGATCCAAGAGCTCGTCTCCACAGAAACCAGCCAGGACCACTAAGAACTGCTGA
- the dmtn gene encoding LOW QUALITY PROTEIN: dematin (The sequence of the model RefSeq protein was modified relative to this genomic sequence to represent the inferred CDS: inserted 1 base in 1 codon) translates to MQKVEGRLTPVNLPSSRGPSTPGSPATGITARVNDQLVGYRDLAALPRDKAILQVERPDLMTYQPHLSFXPLDPPRRERSLSPPSTSPTMSPEVKGRRAESESGSPGGSTLQLHAERKISTSLQHFHRPDNGTNIYRKPPIYRQDVGKHLEGSGVIRSAKFPAAQPPDPNQPSKIETEYWPCPPSLAAMEIEWRKKKLQEEDEFEDLTEEAKTLQEQELEKIKSNLGRLILKEEKEKGVQFRRKTQSLPDRTHMHGSLSANASKSPSRSGLTRMQSAEFSTDREKNQPAAQNGESRRERMDRGNSLPSILEQKIYPYEALIVTHRGRCKLPPGVDRTRLERHLSPEDFLQVFGMPMAEFDRLSLWRRNELKKKASLF, encoded by the exons ATGCAGAAG GTGGAGGGTCGGCTCACTCCGGTCAACCTGCCCTCCTCCAGGGGTCCCAGCACCCCGGGGTCTCCAGCCACCGGCATCACG gcCCGGGTCAACGACCAGCTGGTGGGCTACAGGGACCTGGCAGCGCTGCCCCGAGATAAAGCCATCCTCCAGGTGGAGAGACCCGACCTGATGACCTACCAGCCTCACCTGAGCT TCCCCCTGGACCCGCCCCGCAGAGAG cgtTCTCTGTCTCCTCCATCCACATCTCCAACCATGTCTCCTGAG GTGAAGGGACGTCGAGCAGAAAGTGAGAGTGGATCTCCTGGAGGATCAACGCTGCAGCTCCACGCTGAACGCAAGATCAGCACCAGCCTGCAGCACTTCCACCGACCTG acaATGGGACCAACATCTACCGGAAACCTCCCATCTATAGACAgg ATGTTGGGAAACACCTGGAGGGCAGTGGAGTCATTCGCTCGGCCAAGTTTCCAGCAGCTCAGCCTCCAGACCCAAACCAGCCCTCCAAGATCGAGACCGAGTACTGGCCCTGCCCGCCGTCGCTGGCCGCCATGG AGATCGaatggaggaagaagaagctgcaggagGAAGACGAGTTCGAAGATCTGACAGAAGAAGCCAAAACACTGCAGGAGCAGGAGCTGGAGAAG ATCAAGTCCAACCTGGGCCGACTGATcctgaaggaggagaaggagaaaggagTCCAGTTCAGGAGGAAGACCCAGTCCCTGCCAGACAGAACGCACATGCACGGAA GTTTGTCGGCGAATGCGTCCAAATCTCCGTCACGCTCCGGTCTGACCAGA aTGCAGTCAGCAGAGTTTTccacagacagagaaaaaaaccaACCAG ctgCCCAG AACGGAGAATCTCGACGGGAGCGAATGGATCGAGGAAACTCTCTGCCGAGTATTCTGGAGCAGAAG ATTTATCCCTATGAAGCTCTGATAGTGACACACAGGGGGCGCTGCAAGCTGCCACCTGGAGTCGACCGAACCCGGCTAGAG AGGCACCTGTCTCCGGAGGACTTCCTGCAGGTGTTCGGGATGCCGATGGCCGAGTTCGACCGCCTGTCGCTATGGAGACGAAACGAGCTGAAGAAGAAGGCGTCGCTTTTCTAA